From a single Syngnathus scovelli strain Florida chromosome 2, RoL_Ssco_1.2, whole genome shotgun sequence genomic region:
- the spega gene encoding striated muscle preferentially expressed protein kinase isoform X2, which translates to MPTKMARAGPKCSDKIKTFEERRASVNLPAVGSIPETDVAAQKRAAFKQRASSLEDKMSYSQRVQGYQNKFSEELERIKKLVGSVSIRKARSSEPLVTDKLGPVDPKETKRPNARESATKGAQERRPESLTKVPEKAKPDSMTDREHYSSQGRMGNIRVAMETALVHQLPGQLLPTATKTTLTRKSPNALVVNSAERQSPTPSVSPFLKRMKVAIPAILVEDETSKIECDAGQMEMNQVKSGSAGEQIVSLHEDYLSPQVAAMERISAPTKNVHFKEPPSFQVEPCDQVVMEGQDVVISVKVSGQPKPMVHWLKDKVPVKTAGRFSVRVTEDGSDELRIISAQRSDAGLYVCKLVSDIGTKQEECRIEVKAAAELQLKIIREVTDLKVEAGESAMFECDISGPSDVDVDWLSNGKLIQPALLNCKMHFNGRRCRLLLNSVHEDDSGTYTCKLSTAKDELTSSANLKVTPSKEPLFTRKLDVLEVIAGRTARLDCKVSGSPAPQVTWMHFESKVEESDNVCILSEGGRHSLVIANVSSDTEGFYTAVAQNIHGKAECTAELYIQEHRAAVSSHISKLEKMPSIPEEPEQLESEVVKRTMPDFVKPLSDLEVIEGKEAVLSCKVTGLPYPTISWYHNGKRIESSDERKMTQNRDVHTLVIQATCHADGGVYKAVIANKLGKAACYAHLYVSDIVPDPPDGPPIIEAITGKTISLSWKRSKKINPSDDSGSLSYVLQQQPLGSIQWSTVASNLRETSYTITNLSKGVRYAFRVLTSTGKTLSKPSPSTDLVQLQDRGPYLRKAPVIIDKPDIVYVVENQPVSITVTLNHVHATVTWKRRGVALVNKAGVCEMSTPDDDQHTLKLQRVRALDIGQLVVMASNQFGSDLCTLQLVMAVPPKFETIMEDVDIREGETTRLAVVVEGKPDPDILWYKDDVLLSESNYFTFVYDDPEYSLVILNAHTEHSGVYTCTAKNLAASNSCKAELTVRTEDKEAIEPVEDEGTILRKMRRLTDYYDLHKEIGRGTFSYVKRVTQKKGKKDFAAKFTSARGKRKALALREMELLSELDHERIIFFHDAFEKKNLVVLITELCHEEMLERISRRTTVTELEIRRCIQQVLEGLRYLHEKDIGHLDIKPENILMASASSDQIRICDFGNAIRLESSEEHYSKYGTPEYVAPEIVNQTPVSRATDIWPVAVITYLCLTGVSPFTGENDRATVLNIRNYNVAFEENMFSDLCKEAKGFVVKLLVVDRLRPSAIECLRHPWFKSESNKSICTAKLKQVLSRRRWQRSLINYKSKMVMRTIPELLNDASSHVSIAVAKHLKEGSPPPSSSSDSEADVDELPFIPMPLSMFFSGSRVSLNELPEDEHVTRGPNDIADRTKNNLDTAGIKEAGKSGTQKPQNPDEEMIQQTKRALLKKGLSTETGESQTKARRSTMRRGSSADSALLLHTDLEQGDVNQTTETSTNSLKKTVSLELPNRSPSPGITKISQEDYALKLELMRQRLLRGGSVDKKMSGLRGPLFETLGMEDEQQTGSLDRNLRRSRAGPSTLTRAASSESAGQDTPKTKVFQKSASFTQEDSEPMPLHRRYGAPLEIPSGGTEGKKLKEATSMSALTEQTTTESPTERISFRYPTAEVDQQRKRNNQEKRTNIEKVNKAENEPRSSAHVTPIIVIEDDVEAQYKKKTYLNKEKVTEDKGTSQNTKPGTSDRVSDKLKGHEAKGIAPSPQHPAVFAKVATSDLSSAATSNPEIPGMPRHPQLRTDIKDIASEEVFEARFKKRESSLTRSLKKLTRNKSEEKSPTLSRKIGGGDDEVYRPGQRGAPLEMVSQGLQEKSKSVQDLREDKEKEPGLSLIGRWSMRGKRSSVDKDAENSKERKNQEKAAPKRVTWAIGRSKSLDTNEQRAKADESAVSAMRRRFESKVAGISAKIRSQSEDRKDKTTEASQKEQQPKRLTDSPILAMRQMFENKLTGNTTKIRSLSEQRQDDTEEKKAPLFSRHRHSHSEGRGLKGMGIPENQLAKQAGVAASKESIESTSSVQSENDRRSRWDRWGLTKSKKDKTPSQPDLILPNPKKEDTSLTRTFVRSASDFPPVFHIKLKDQILLEGEQVTLSCLPAGSPLPDITWIKDRKALYTDDRISLTSHPDGRQLLTILKCSQRDAGVYECVATNPLAAITTSCTLTIAYVPKRPGTPEVPQTYNNTALVLWKPSDTKPPCSYTLERKTEGDSTWQTVTTGVVDCYYNVTDLPQGDVFRFRVFCVNKAGQGPPSNSSAPVTLDSAAEEASPVVAVVKTTAVPGSLASPSSLPVTSTMTNTTSTVTGPKNATSPVTSLPSAVLPSSYRAPRTIETSSSPSAITNMHDAPKTSSKLPSVPFVTPKLQSPVNIVSPMTQTPSILATPPSSPTKPALAVTYIPTTMAPSPSSFSPKVLQTSSLSPIGEGACTPTRSTPSGRVTPSTALRQGVPQKPYTFLEEKSRGRFGVIRECRENATGKIYMAKIIPYSQENKKEVLKEYEILKSLHNDKIMALHEAYVTPRYVVLVAEYCTGKELLHSIVERFRYSEDDVVEYLVQILQGVEYLHNRRVLHLDLKPDNIMVTNLNTIKIVDFGSAQSFNPLSLKQQDLGAVTLQYMAPEIVKGEVVGPPADVWTVGVVTYIMLSGQLPFDDKDPQRVKSKILMAKFDPTRLYPNVSQSALAFVKKLLSSYAWARPSTRDCFSQAWLQDTYMMKLRRQTLTFTTGRLKEFLVAQQCHRAESTTKHKVLLRSYQSTPKSTSSGPASQFHDSK; encoded by the exons CAAATTGTGAGTCTCCATGAAGACTACCTGAGTCCACAGGTGGCGGCGATGGAACGTATTTCTGCTCCAACTAAAAATGTCCATTTTAAGGAACCTCCCTCTTTCCAG gtGGAGCCATGTGACCAAGTCGTGATGGAGGGACAAGATGTTGTCATCTCTGTAAAAGTTTCCGGGCAGCCCAAACCAATGGTTCACTG GCTAAAGGACAAGGTCCCGGTGAAGACGGCAGGACGCTTCTCCGTGAGGGTGACGGAGGACGGCTCCGATGAGCTCAGGATCATCTCAGCACAGAGGTCGGACGCAGGGCTctatgtctgcaagcttgtcagTGACATCGGAACAAAGCAGGAGGAGTGCAGAATCGAAGTCAAAG CTGCAGCAGAGTTACAGCTGAAAATTATCCGAGAGGTGACAGATCTGAAGGTGGAGGCTGGCGAGTCGGCCATGTTTGAATGTGACATCTCCGGTCCTTCAGACGTGGATGTGGATTGGCTCTCCAATGGGAAGCTGATCCAGCCGGCGCTGCTTAACTGCAAGATGCACTTTAATGGGCGCAG ATGCCGCCTGCTGCTGAATTCAGTGCACGAAGACGACAGTGGGACATACACTTGCAAATTGAGCACAGCCAAGG ACGAGTTGACCTCCAGCGCAAACCTAAAGGTGACCCCCTCCAAGGAGCCGTTGTTCACCCGCAAGCTGGACGTCCTCGAGGTCATCGCGGGTCGCACGGCCCGCTTGGACTGCAAGGTGAGCGGGTCACCGGCGCCACAAGTCACCTGGATGCACTTTG AGTCCAAAGTGGAGGAGAGCGACAATGTGTGCATTCTCAGCGAGGGCGGGCGTCACTCGCTGGTGATAGCCAACGTCAGCAGTGACACAGAAGGCTTCTATACGGCCGTGGCTCAGAACATTCACGGGAAGGCCGAATGCACTGCTGAGCTGTACATCCAAGAGCACAGGGCGGCGGTCTCCTCTCACAT ATCCAAACTTGAGAAGATGCCATCCATCCCAGAGGAGCCAGAGCAGCTGGAGAGTGAAGTGGTGAAGAGAACCATGCCGGATTTTGTAAAACCTCTGTCTGACTTGGAAGTGATCGAAGGAAAAGAGGCGGTTCTGAGCTGCAAGGTGACAGGCCTGCCTTATCCGACCATCTCCTGGTACCACAACGGAAAGCGCATCGAGAGCAGCGATGAGCGCAAAATGACCCAGA ACAGGGACGTCCACACGTTGGTCATTCAAGCAACTTGTCACGCTGACGGCGGCGTCTACAAGGCGGTGATCGCGAACAAACTGGGCAAAGCAGCCTGCTATGCACATTTATATGTTTCAG ATATTGTTCCAGATCCACCTGATGGGCCCCCGATCATAGAGGCCATCACCGGAAAAACGATAAGCCTCAGCTGGAAAAGATCCAAgaaaataaatccatcagatg ATTCGGGTTCCCTGTCTTATGTGCTCCAGCAGCAACCTTTGGGCTCCATCCAGTGGTCCACCGTAGCTTCCAACTTGAGGGAAACCAGCTACACCATTACCAACCTTTCCAAGGGGGTCCGCTACGCTTTCAGGGTCTTGACCTCCACCGGCAAGACGCTCAGCAAACCTTCACCATCCACAGATTTGGTCCAGCTCCAGGACAGAG GACCTTATTTGAGGAAAGCACCCGTGATCATCGACAAACCCGACATTGTGTACGTGGTTGAGAATCAACCCGTAAGCATCACCGTCACCCTGAACCACGTGCACGCTACCGTCACTTGGAAAAG GAGGGGCGTGGCTTTGGTCAACAAAGCCGGAGTGTGCGAGATGAGCACGCCGGACGATGATCAACACACCCTGAAGCTTCAGCGCGTCCGAGCCTTGGACATCGGCCAGCTGGTGGTGATGGCCAGCAACCAGTTTGGCAGCGACCTCTGCACGCTGCAGCTGGTCATGGCAG TGCCACCAAAATTTGAAACCATCATGGAGGATGTGGACATACGTGAGGGAGAAACTACCCGTCTCGCTGTTGTGGTCGAAGGAAAACCAGATCCAGACATCTTGTGGTACAAG GATGATGTGCTTCTCTCAGAGAGCAACTACTTCACCTTCGTGTACGATGACCCAGAGTATTCTCTCGTGATCCTTAACGCCCACACTGAGCATTCGGGCGTCTACACCTGCACGGCCAAGAACCTGGCCGCGTCCAACTCCTGCAAGGCTGAACTGACAGTTCGCACAG AGGACAAAGAGGCCATAGAACCAGTGGAAGATGAAGGAACCATTCTCAGGAAGATGCGACGCTTGACAGACTACTATGACCTCCACAAGGAGATAGGCAG GGGGACCTTTTCCTACGTGAAGCGAGTGACTCAGAAGAAGGGAAAGAAGGACTTTGCTGCCAAGTTCACATCCGCACGTGGAAAGAGGAAAGCCCTGGCACTGCGGGAGATGGAACTGCTGTCCGAGCTGGACCACGAGCGCATCATCTTCTTCCATGATGCCTTTGAGAAGAAGAATTTGGTGGTGCTGATAACAGAATT GTGTCACGAGGAGATGTTAGAACGAATATCCAGAAGAACGACAGTCACAGAGTTGGAA ATTCGTCGATGTATTCAGCAGGTGTTGGAAGGCCTTCGCTACCTTCATGAGAAAGACATCGGCCATCTTGACATAAAG CCAGAAAATATTTTGATGGCATCTGCCAGCAGTGACCAGATCCGTATTTGCGACTTTGGCAACGCCATCAGACTGGAGTCCTCCGAGGAGCACTACTCCAAGTATGGAACGCCGGAATACGTAGCACCAGAGATTGTGAACCAAACGCCGGTCTCTCGAGCAACAGACATATG GCCAGTCGCTGTCATTACATATCTCTG TCTGACAGGAGTGTCACCATTCACCGGTGAAAACGACAGAGCCACGGTGTTGAACATTCGCAACTACAACGTGGCCTTCGAGGAGAACATGTTCTCTGACCTCTGCAAAGAGGCGAAGGGGTTTGTCGTCAAGCTCTTGGTGGTGGACCGACT GAGACCAAGCGCCATCGAGTGCCTTCGTCATCCTTGGTTCAAG TCAGAAAGTAACAAGAGCATCTGCACGGCGAAGCTAAAGCAGGTTTTGTCTCGGAGGCGATGGCAG CGCTCCCTAATCAATTACAAATCAAAAATGGTGATGCGAACAATCCCGGAGCTACTTAACGACGCATCGAGCCATGTGTCCATTGCTGTGGCGAAACATTTAAAAGAAGGCTCCCCGCCACCTTCATCATCCTCCGACTCAGAAGCAGACGTGGATGAGCTTCCCTTCATTCCTATGCCGCTATCGATGTTCTTCTCCGGTTCCAGAGTCTCCTTGAATGAGTTGCCCGAGGATGAACATGTCACACGGGGGCCCAATGATATTGCTGATAGAACTAAGAACAACCTTGACACAGCTGGTATCAAAGAAGCTGGTAAAAGCGGGACACAGAAACCCCAAAACCCAGACGAAGAGATGATTCAACAGACGAAAAGAGCTCTACTTAAAAAAGGATTAAGTACAGAGACGGGTGAGTCTCAGACAAAAGCAAGAAGATCCACAATGAGGAGAGGCAGTTCTGCTGACTCGGCGTTGCTTCTTCACACTGACCTAGAACAGGGTGACGTCAACCAAACCACAGAAACGAGCACCAATAGCCTGAAAAAGACTGTTTCTCTTGAACTACCCAACCGTAGCCCAAGCCCTGGAATCACAAAAATTAGCCAGGAGGATTACGCCTTGAAACTGGAGCTCATGAGACAACGGCTGCTCAGGGGAGGTAGCGTGGATAAAAAGATGAGCGGCCTCCGAGGACCCTTATTTGAAACGCTTGGCATGGAAGATGAGCAACAGACAGGGTCTCTGGATCGCAATCTGAGGAGATCTAGAGCGGGGCCATCCACGCTCACGCGAGCTGCATCCTCTGAGAGTGCTGGACAAGACACACCAAAGACCAAAGTTTTCCAGAAAAGCGCTTCCTTCACTCAAGAAGATTCGGAACCCATGCCCCTTCATCGCAGGTATGGAGCTCCCTTAGAAATCCCATCTGGAGGCACTGAGGGGAAGAAGCTAAAGGAGGCAACCTCCATGTCCGCCCTAACAGAACAAACCACGACGGAGTCACCAACGGAGCGCATCTCATTTAGATACCCAACAGCAGAAGTGGACCAACAGCGCAAACGCAACAATCAAGAGAAAAGGACCAATATAGAAAAAGTAAATAAAGCAGAAAATGAGCCAAGATCGTCCGCACATGTTACTCCGATAATTGTGATAGAAGACGATGTGGAAGCGCAGTACAAAAAGAAAACTTATTTAAATAAAGAGAAAGTTACTGAAGACAAAGGAACATCACAAAACACAAAACCTGGAACATCTGACCGAGTGTCTGACAAGTTGAAAGGACATGAGGCCAAAGGCATCGCTCCTTCACCTCAACACCCAGCTGTGTTTGCCAAAGTGGCGACTTCCGATCTATCCTCTGCTGCCACTTCAAACCCGGAGATACCCGGCATGCCACGCCACCCGCAACTTCGAACAGATATAAAAGACATTGCCTCGGAAGAGGTCTTTGAAGCCAGATTCAAGAAGCGGGAGTCATCTTTGACTCGTAGCCTCAAAAAGCTAACCAGGAACAAATCCGAGGAAAAATCACCTACGTTGAGCCGTAAGATTGGCGGTGGAGACGATGAGGTGTACAGGCCAGGGCAAAGGGGGGCCCCCCTCGAAATGGTCTCCCAAGGGCTACAAGAAAAATCCAAATCAGTTCAAGACTTACGGGAAGATAAGGAAAAAGAACCTGGCCTAAGCCTTATTGGCAGGTGGTCGATGCGGGGTAAGAGATCGTCAGTTGATAAAGATGCAGAGAACTCAAAGGAAAGAAAGAATCAGGAAAAGGCAGCCCCAAAGAGGGTTACCTGGGCAATTGGTCGTAGTAAATCTTTAGACACGAATGAACAAAGGGCAAAAGCTGACGAGTCTGCGGTTTCTGCTATGAGACGCAGGTTCGAGTCCAAAGTGGCTGGAATCTCAGCCAAAATAAGGAGCCAGTccgaggacaggaaggataaaaCTACAGAGGCGAGTCAGAAGGAGCAACAACCGAAGAGGCTCACAGATTCTCCAATCCTAGCAATGCGccagatgtttgagaataaactCACTGGAAATACGACAAAAATCCGGAGTCTGTCAGAGCAAAGACAAGATGACACCGAGGAGAAGAAGGCACCCCTGTTTTCTCGCCATCGCCACTCACACTCTGAAGGGCGAGGACTGAAAGGAATGGGCATACCCGAGAATCAGCTGGCCAAACAGGCTGGCGTGGCCGCGTCAAAGGAATCCATCGAATCCACTTCCAGTGTTCAATCTGAGAACGACCGGCGGTCTAGATGGGACAGGTGGGGTCTGACCAAgagcaaaaaagacaaaacacctTCTCAACCTGACCTGATTTTACCCAACCCAAAAAAAGAAGACACATCCCTCACTCGGACCTTTGTCCGTTCCGCTTCGGATTTCCCGCCGGTGTTCCACATCAAACTCAAAGACCAAATCCTACTCGAGGGGGAGCAGGTCACCCTCAGTTGTCTCCCTGCCGGAAGTCCCCTTCCTGACATCACATGGATCAAAG ATCGGAAAGCTTTGTATACGGATGACCGAATCAGTCTGACGTCCCATCCGGATGGCAGGCAGCTTCTTACGATCCTAAAGTGCAGCCAAAGAGATGCTGGGGTGTACGAGTGCGTGGCTACCAACCCCCTGGCCGCCATTACCACCTCTTGTACACTGACGATAGCTT ATGTTCCCAAACGACCCGGAACCCCTGAAGTCCCTCAGACGTATAACAACACCGCCCTGGTGCTGTGGAAACCGTCCGACACCAAGCCCCCGTGCAGCTACACATTGGAAAGAAAGACGGAAG GAGATTCAACGTGGCAAACCGTtaccaccggagtggttgactgcTACTACAACGTGACTGACTTACCACAAGGTGACGTGTTCCGGTTCCGCGTGTTCTGTGTGAACAAGGCAGGACAGGGTCCACCTAGCAACTCTTCAGCTCCAGTCACTTTGGATTCAGCAG CTGAAGAAGCTTCACCCGTGGTGGCTGTGGTTAAGACCACTGCCGTACCTGGATCTCTGGCGTCTCCCTCAAGTCTCCCAGTCACATCCACGATGACAAATACAACCTCCACTGTAACAGGTCCTAAAAATGCGACTTCACCAGTGACATCCCTTCCTTCTGCAGTACTTCCATCATCCTATCGGGCTCCAAGAACCATAGAGACCTCTTCATCTCCATCGGCAATCACAAATATGCATGATGCTCCCAAAACGAGCTCTAAACTTCCATCGGTACCATTCGTAACGCCCAAGCTCCAGAGTCCAGTGAACATTGTGTCTCCCATGACCCAGACCCCGAGCATTCTTGCGACTCCTCCTTCAAGCCCCACCAAACCTGCCTTAGCGGTCACTTATATCCCCACCACCATGGCCCCATCTCCAAGTTCCTTCTCCCCTAAAGTGCTGCAAACCTCCAGCCTGAGCCCCATTGGTGAAGGGGCCTGTACGCCCACCAGAAGCACACCATCCGGTCGCGTCACACCCTCCACGGCTCTGCGTCAAGGGGTTCCACAGAAACCTTACACCTTCCTGGAAGAGAAATCCAG AGGTCGCTTCGGCGTCATCCGAGAGTGCCGTGAGAATGCCACGGGCAAAATATACATGGCCAAAATCATTCCCTACAGCCAAGAGAACAAAAAGGAAGTGCTGAAGGAGTACGAGATCCTGAAATCTCTGCACAATGACAAAATCATGGCTCTGCACGAAGCCTATGTCACGCCACGCTACGTTGTGCTGGTGGCAGAGTACTGCACCGGCAAAGAGCTGCTGCACAGCATCGTGGAGAG ATTCCGCTACTCTGAGGACGACGTGGTTGAGTACTTGGTCCAGATCCTGCAGGGAGTCGAGTACCTACACAACCGCCGAGTCCTCCACTTGGACCTGAAGCCAGACAACATCATGGTGACAAACCTCAACACCATCAAGattgtggactttggaagcgctCAAAGCTTCAACCCACTTAGTCTCAAGCAGCAGGATTTGGGGGCGGTAACACTGCAATACATGG CTCCTGAAATCGTGAAAGGCGAAGTAGTGGGGCCTCCCGCAGATGTATGGACTGTTGGAGTTGTGACTTACATCAT GCTCAGCGGCCAGCTGCCCTTTGATGACAAAGATCCTCAACGTGTGAAATCCAAGATCCTGATGGCCAAGTTTGACCCAACGAGACTCTACCCCAACGTCTCCCAAAGTGCCTTGGCCTTTGTCAAGAAGTTGCTGAGCAGTTACGCTTG GGCCCGCCCAAGCACACGCGACTGCTTCTCCCAAGCCTGGCTTCAGGACACTTACATGATGAAGCTGAGGAGGCAGACCCTTACCTTCACCACAGGCAGACTCAAAGAGTTCTTGGTGGCGCAGCAGTGCCATCGCGCCGAGAGCACAACCAAGCACAAGGTGCTGCTGCGCAGCTACCAGAGCACACCCAAGTCCACGTCAAGCGGGCCTGCGTCGCAGTTTCACGACTCCAAGTGA